From Paraflavitalea devenefica, the proteins below share one genomic window:
- a CDS encoding PIG-L family deacetylase, with the protein MMRIFYLKRWVLCLLLSLQVIPTLAQTPPAYSAADIYLQIKKLKVLGSVLYVAAHPDDENTRLLAYLAKDRLYRTGYLSLTRGDGGQNLIGDEQGIDLGLIRTQELLAARRIDGAEQFFSRAFDFGFSKSTDEALATWGKDRILSDIVWVIRRFQPDVMITRFPEDARAGHGHHSGSAVLAHEAFRAAADPTAFPEQFKLGVKPWKVKRIMWNTFNFGGNNTTSNDQLKIDVGGYNAVLGKGYGEIAAESRSQHKSQGFGVPAGRGVAFEYFTPVEGDAPKTDIMEDVNVSWSRIEKGAAIEAKIDDILNNYSLAHPERSVPALVSLYKELSNLPEGYWRTQKMQEVQQLVERCSGLFMEVNATTEFVVQGDSMRVNAVVNNRLGGTIQLVRFTLDVFDSTFNKPLAANTNVVFSKPIYIFSTKPVTQPYWLEHKMSEGAFTVNEQTFIGRPESIPSYQASFEVTVEGQSFTFVRPVQYKFTDPVKGELYRPLVVVPAATVTTEPGIVIFRKQEKAAQDIMLRVTANKTFDHYTAKVSKRLKYDNSIFTDTNFSVVRGLSKPYYFTINNGMLKGLEQDNVQAFVELRNGKVEQPAWLNITSIQYDHIPPIHYFYQDAVKVLNIDLKTVGKRIGYIEGAGDKVPAALEQMGYEVVVLKEKDITAAVLKQLDAVITGIRAYNVHDFLSSKYETLMEYVKNGGNLIVQYNTNNFISTVKSRIGPYPFTISRNRITDEKAKVSFLLPQHPVLNYPNKITEKDFDGWIQERGIYFPDQLDTAYKSVLSMADPGEPALNNSLIVADYGKGKFVYTGLVFFRELPAGIPGAYRLLANIIALNKKKGF; encoded by the coding sequence ATGATGAGGATTTTTTACCTGAAAAGATGGGTGCTGTGTTTATTGTTATCGCTGCAAGTTATTCCGACGCTGGCGCAAACACCGCCGGCTTATTCTGCTGCCGATATTTACCTGCAGATCAAAAAGCTGAAAGTATTGGGTTCTGTGCTGTATGTGGCTGCGCATCCCGACGATGAGAATACCCGCCTGCTGGCCTACCTGGCCAAGGACCGCCTTTACCGTACCGGTTATCTATCCTTGACCCGTGGCGATGGCGGACAAAACCTGATCGGTGATGAACAGGGCATTGACCTGGGACTGATACGTACACAGGAGCTGCTGGCCGCTCGCCGTATTGATGGCGCCGAGCAGTTCTTTTCCCGCGCCTTTGATTTTGGATTCAGCAAGAGTACCGACGAAGCCCTGGCTACCTGGGGTAAGGACAGGATCTTGTCGGATATAGTATGGGTGATCCGCCGCTTTCAGCCGGATGTGATGATCACGCGTTTCCCCGAGGATGCCCGTGCCGGCCATGGCCACCATTCCGGTTCCGCCGTACTGGCCCATGAAGCATTCCGCGCTGCGGCCGATCCCACTGCGTTTCCCGAACAATTTAAGTTGGGCGTAAAGCCCTGGAAGGTGAAACGCATTATGTGGAATACGTTCAATTTCGGTGGCAATAATACTACCTCCAATGACCAGTTGAAGATCGATGTAGGCGGTTATAATGCCGTACTGGGCAAGGGCTATGGCGAAATAGCCGCCGAGAGCAGGAGTCAGCACAAAAGCCAGGGATTTGGCGTGCCGGCAGGAAGGGGTGTTGCCTTTGAATACTTTACACCCGTGGAAGGAGATGCTCCGAAGACAGATATTATGGAGGATGTGAATGTTTCCTGGTCCCGGATTGAAAAAGGCGCTGCCATTGAGGCCAAGATTGATGATATCCTGAATAATTATTCCCTGGCGCATCCCGAACGTTCTGTGCCGGCGCTGGTGAGCTTGTATAAAGAGCTTAGCAACCTGCCGGAAGGCTACTGGCGTACCCAAAAGATGCAGGAAGTACAGCAATTGGTAGAACGCTGCAGCGGCCTGTTTATGGAAGTAAATGCCACCACCGAATTTGTAGTGCAGGGCGACTCTATGCGGGTAAATGCCGTGGTCAATAACCGGCTGGGAGGTACTATACAACTGGTGCGCTTTACCCTGGATGTATTTGATTCTACTTTCAACAAACCCTTAGCGGCCAATACGAATGTTGTCTTCTCAAAGCCCATTTATATATTCTCCACCAAGCCGGTAACACAACCCTACTGGCTGGAGCATAAGATGAGCGAAGGCGCTTTCACGGTGAATGAACAGACTTTTATCGGCCGCCCGGAGAGCATCCCTTCTTACCAGGCCAGCTTTGAAGTAACTGTGGAGGGACAATCTTTCACGTTCGTAAGGCCGGTGCAATATAAGTTTACTGATCCTGTAAAAGGCGAGCTATACCGCCCGCTGGTGGTGGTGCCTGCTGCTACGGTGACTACAGAGCCGGGTATTGTGATCTTCCGGAAGCAGGAGAAGGCCGCACAGGATATTATGCTGCGCGTAACAGCCAATAAAACTTTTGATCATTATACTGCCAAAGTTTCGAAAAGGCTGAAGTATGATAACTCAATATTTACTGATACCAATTTCTCCGTAGTACGGGGATTGAGCAAGCCCTATTATTTTACGATCAATAATGGCATGCTGAAAGGCCTGGAGCAGGATAATGTGCAGGCTTTTGTAGAACTGAGGAACGGGAAGGTGGAACAACCTGCCTGGCTGAATATTACCAGCATACAATACGACCATATTCCTCCCATTCATTATTTCTACCAGGATGCGGTGAAGGTGCTGAATATAGACCTGAAAACAGTGGGTAAAAGGATCGGGTATATTGAAGGCGCGGGTGATAAGGTGCCTGCTGCACTGGAGCAAATGGGCTATGAAGTGGTGGTCTTGAAAGAAAAAGATATTACCGCTGCTGTGCTCAAACAACTCGATGCCGTGATCACCGGTATACGGGCTTATAATGTACATGACTTCCTGTCGTCTAAATATGAAACATTGATGGAGTATGTAAAGAACGGTGGTAACCTGATCGTTCAATACAATACCAATAATTTCATCAGCACCGTAAAGAGCAGGATCGGGCCTTATCCTTTCACGATTTCGCGTAACCGTATTACGGATGAAAAAGCCAAAGTAAGTTTCCTGCTGCCGCAGCATCCTGTATTGAATTATCCCAATAAGATCACAGAGAAGGATTTTGATGGCTGGATACAGGAGCGGGGCATTTATTTCCCCGACCAGTTGGACACCGCTTATAAATCAGTGCTGTCTATGGCCGATCCCGGTGAGCCGGCATTGAATAACAGCCTGATCGTAGCTGATTATGGGAAAGGGAAATTTGTGTATACCGGGCTGGTATTCTTCCGCGAGCTGCCTGCCGGTATTCCCGGCGCTTACCGGTTACTGGCCAATATTATTGCACTGAATAAAAAGAAAGGATTCTAA
- a CDS encoding sodium:solute symporter yields the protein MNFSRLDWIVLVVTLLCIILYGVFKSRASKNPDGYFLNDRQTPWWVVMLSIMGTQASAVTFLSAPGQAYTDGMRFVQYYFGLPLAMVVVCIAFVPIYRKLKVYTAYEYLEQRFDLKTRLLTSLLFMLSRSLSTGISIIAPALVLHSMLGWDLTITNIFMGGLLLIYTTSGGAKAVAYTQQLQFIIIYAAMFAAAWWAVKLLPEGMGISEALHIGGKSGKLNVITAGITEQGFDWKDRFNIWSGIIGGFFLTLSYFGTDQSQVGRYLTARSDGESKLGLLLNGMVKVPLQFGILLIGVLIFSFYQFHKAPAYFNLAEERNVKSSRYAGEYAAAEKQYEQLQDERNGTLIDLAAAIKGNDENAINQYREELQLHEVAAKRQRDTVKAIIKKANPGSDANDTNYIFLRFVGDTLPNGLVGLVIAIIFLAAWGSIAPALNSLASCTMIDFHRRLTKRPMTPLIEYKWSKRYTLIWGIVCIIMAQFAYNLGNSLIEAVNILGSLFYGPILGIFLVAFWLKRVGGHAVFGAAAIAEAIVLTVYFMKIVSFLWLNVIGAAAVILFSLLLQPFCGKVGVKKVAVEN from the coding sequence ATGAACTTTTCCCGGTTAGACTGGATCGTCCTGGTGGTCACCCTCTTGTGTATTATACTCTATGGAGTATTTAAAAGCCGTGCCTCCAAAAACCCGGATGGTTATTTCCTGAATGACCGGCAAACGCCGTGGTGGGTGGTGATGCTGAGCATTATGGGCACACAGGCCAGCGCAGTTACTTTTTTATCGGCGCCGGGCCAGGCCTATACAGATGGAATGCGTTTTGTACAGTATTACTTTGGATTGCCCTTAGCCATGGTGGTGGTATGTATCGCTTTTGTACCCATCTACCGCAAGCTAAAAGTATATACGGCATACGAATACCTGGAACAACGATTTGACCTGAAGACAAGGTTGCTGACCTCGCTGCTGTTCATGTTGTCGCGCAGCCTCTCTACCGGCATTAGTATTATTGCACCTGCCCTGGTGCTGCACAGTATGCTGGGCTGGGATTTAACGATTACCAATATATTCATGGGCGGCTTATTGCTGATCTATACTACCAGCGGTGGCGCCAAAGCAGTAGCTTATACACAGCAGTTGCAGTTCATTATTATCTATGCGGCCATGTTTGCCGCTGCCTGGTGGGCCGTTAAGCTATTGCCGGAAGGCATGGGCATTAGTGAGGCCCTGCACATCGGCGGCAAATCAGGCAAGCTGAATGTGATCACCGCCGGTATTACGGAACAGGGATTTGACTGGAAAGACCGCTTTAATATCTGGAGTGGTATTATCGGTGGCTTCTTTCTGACGCTTAGTTATTTTGGTACCGACCAAAGTCAGGTGGGCCGCTATCTTACCGCCCGCAGCGACGGGGAGAGCAAGCTGGGTCTTCTGCTGAATGGCATGGTGAAGGTGCCGCTGCAGTTTGGTATCCTGCTGATCGGTGTGTTGATCTTTTCTTTTTACCAGTTTCACAAAGCGCCCGCCTACTTCAACCTGGCTGAAGAGCGGAATGTAAAGTCCAGCCGGTATGCCGGTGAATATGCGGCGGCAGAAAAACAATACGAACAGTTGCAGGACGAAAGGAATGGCACCCTGATCGATCTGGCGGCAGCCATTAAGGGGAATGATGAAAATGCCATTAATCAGTATCGTGAGGAGTTGCAACTTCATGAAGTGGCTGCTAAGCGTCAGCGGGATACGGTAAAAGCCATTATTAAGAAAGCCAATCCCGGCAGTGATGCCAATGATACCAATTATATTTTCCTTCGTTTTGTAGGTGATACGTTGCCCAACGGACTGGTAGGGCTGGTTATTGCTATTATATTCCTGGCCGCCTGGGGTAGTATTGCGCCTGCGCTCAACTCGCTCGCTTCCTGTACGATGATAGATTTTCACAGGCGCCTCACGAAGCGGCCCATGACACCCTTGATAGAATACAAATGGTCCAAGCGATATACCCTGATATGGGGTATTGTTTGCATTATTATGGCGCAGTTTGCTTATAATCTTGGCAACAGCCTGATTGAAGCGGTCAATATCCTGGGCTCTTTATTCTATGGTCCTATCCTTGGTATTTTCCTCGTGGCTTTCTGGTTGAAGCGGGTGGGGGGGCATGCTGTATTTGGCGCTGCCGCCATTGCAGAAGCCATTGTACTTACCGTTTATTTTATGAAGATCGTCTCTTTCTTATGGCTGAATGTGATCGGCGCAGCGGCAGTGATTTTGTTCAGTTTGTTGCTGCAGCCGTTTTGCGGGAAGGTGGGTGTGAAGAAAGTGGCGGTAGAAAATTAG
- a CDS encoding DUF3037 domain-containing protein, with the protein MITIQYQILRYLPDRVSGEFVNLGIVAFDPSNGTLKSKFITKIGKISSFFPNINSRFLIKSVKTIHEDLDTFSTRLQSEFAFKRFNSLDEITKSVLPKDDSALIFSDIKKTLDINPEATVDDLFSRFVSIHLTEEDDEEVRRDKEVWNKVYKKHFDDYGISSHLSAHKVKTKNDELEFEKAWKNGAWNCFESVSFNLTRPDAIKNKVYKWVGKLDELNSSSEQVHIYLLSILPHGSPELDKFINKTIKGKATENLKIDLVSESNVTTIVKQIKKEIDKHS; encoded by the coding sequence ATGATTACCATTCAGTATCAAATTTTACGATATCTGCCAGACAGGGTATCTGGAGAATTTGTAAATCTTGGCATTGTCGCTTTTGATCCTTCAAATGGTACTTTGAAGTCAAAATTTATTACTAAAATAGGTAAGATTTCAAGCTTCTTCCCGAACATTAACAGCAGGTTTTTGATAAAATCGGTTAAGACTATTCACGAGGACCTCGACACTTTCTCAACCAGACTTCAATCAGAATTCGCATTCAAGAGATTCAACTCCCTGGATGAAATAACAAAAAGTGTTCTGCCTAAAGATGACAGCGCGCTCATTTTCTCCGACATAAAAAAAACACTTGACATCAACCCAGAGGCTACAGTGGATGATCTGTTTTCAAGATTTGTAAGCATACACCTGACAGAAGAAGACGATGAAGAAGTGAGAAGAGATAAGGAAGTTTGGAATAAGGTGTATAAAAAACATTTTGATGATTATGGTATCTCCAGCCATCTTTCAGCCCATAAAGTAAAAACAAAGAATGATGAGCTGGAATTTGAAAAAGCATGGAAAAATGGTGCCTGGAATTGCTTTGAGAGTGTTTCTTTTAATTTAACACGGCCTGATGCTATAAAAAATAAGGTTTACAAATGGGTTGGGAAATTAGATGAATTAAATAGTTCTTCTGAACAAGTACACATTTACTTATTAAGCATCCTTCCTCATGGAAGCCCTGAATTGGATAAGTTTATTAATAAAACAATTAAAGGGAAAGCAACAGAAAATTTAAAAATCGATCTCGTGTCTGAAAGCAATGTTACAACTATTGTTAAGCAGATAAAAAAGGAAATTGACAAGCACTCATAA
- a CDS encoding HipA family kinase: MSKITAGNYRLPIIEALSPHESFESGANKPLLLTGVDSNGNKGDYVVKFRGAPRMSNEACMRELLAVFIAAQMDIRVVSPVIVNISQNFIELLIGNDTWQYANKSLGLNYGSEYIKRYSTVLPTQDLNNHQLPYAQAIFAFDLAIQNPDRTNEKPNMITDGMEIVIYDHELAFSFIHDIFPNPNPWEIREADLEWVNKHCLLSKIKGKEFDFVEFSQRFDNLDENFWETAKALIPKEWLSNQFDRIKQLLTSICNNKEAFIIELKKLMS; the protein is encoded by the coding sequence ATGAGTAAAATTACTGCGGGCAACTATAGATTACCGATAATAGAAGCATTAAGCCCGCATGAATCATTTGAATCGGGTGCCAATAAACCATTGTTATTAACCGGAGTTGATAGCAATGGAAATAAAGGTGATTATGTAGTCAAGTTTCGTGGCGCTCCACGAATGTCTAATGAAGCCTGCATGCGGGAGCTGCTGGCAGTCTTTATTGCAGCTCAAATGGACATCAGGGTTGTTTCTCCTGTGATAGTAAACATTTCTCAAAACTTCATTGAACTACTAATCGGAAACGATACCTGGCAGTACGCCAATAAGAGCTTAGGCCTAAATTATGGCTCAGAATACATAAAAAGGTATTCTACTGTTTTGCCAACTCAGGATCTAAACAATCATCAATTGCCATATGCGCAAGCAATTTTTGCCTTCGACCTAGCCATTCAAAATCCGGATAGAACAAATGAAAAACCCAATATGATCACTGATGGAATGGAAATTGTGATATATGATCATGAACTGGCGTTTAGCTTTATCCATGACATTTTTCCCAACCCGAACCCATGGGAAATACGAGAAGCTGATTTAGAATGGGTTAACAAGCATTGTTTGTTGTCCAAAATCAAAGGCAAAGAGTTCGATTTTGTGGAATTTTCGCAAAGGTTTGATAATTTAGACGAAAATTTCTGGGAAACTGCCAAGGCCCTTATACCTAAAGAATGGCTATCGAATCAGTTTGACCGGATCAAACAACTTCTCACTTCAATTTGTAATAATAAAGAAGCTTTTATTATAGAACTCAAAAAACTGATGTCATGA
- a CDS encoding acyl carrier protein gives MGLDSVEILMKVEKTFDISIPNQEAEKILTVGDFHNVVWKHLEGKYSNTCKSQMLFYRLRQAVINTFELSRQDLRLDTPVNDIFPLQNRRQVYASFSQAHGLQLPDLVLTSPWSSFMNYLGFITILGGLGCSLLLIFLFDYSNWFLLMPVAGIALTWFVSEMLEPLRTVIEPASVRAFTQQVLYLNYATIVKESGTNRKEVESVINHIIADMGGLELHEVTPEKKICDDLGID, from the coding sequence ATGGGACTCGATAGCGTAGAAATTTTAATGAAGGTGGAGAAGACCTTCGATATCAGTATCCCTAATCAGGAAGCTGAAAAGATCCTAACCGTAGGTGATTTTCATAATGTTGTTTGGAAACACCTGGAAGGAAAGTACAGCAACACCTGTAAATCGCAAATGCTGTTCTATAGGTTGCGGCAGGCTGTTATCAACACTTTTGAACTTTCGCGACAGGATTTGAGACTGGACACGCCTGTAAATGATATTTTCCCACTGCAAAACCGGCGACAGGTTTATGCCAGTTTTTCCCAGGCCCATGGTCTGCAACTTCCTGACCTTGTGCTTACAAGCCCCTGGTCTTCTTTCATGAACTATCTTGGCTTTATTACTATTTTAGGTGGACTTGGCTGTTCGCTGCTGCTGATCTTCCTTTTTGATTACAGTAACTGGTTCTTGCTGATGCCTGTTGCGGGCATTGCCCTAACCTGGTTTGTTTCTGAAATGCTTGAACCCCTACGTACTGTAATTGAACCTGCCTCTGTGCGTGCGTTTACACAACAGGTACTTTATTTGAATTATGCCACTATAGTCAAAGAAAGCGGGACCAACAGAAAGGAAGTAGAGTCTGTCATTAACCATATCATCGCAGATATGGGGGGACTGGAATTACATGAGGTAACACCGGAAAAGAAGATTTGTGATGATCTAGGTATTGACTGA
- a CDS encoding methyltransferase, translating into MNDLPLNAGYWDERYQTEQTSWDIGYISTPLKAYFDQLTNKYLAILIPGCGNSYEAEYLLQQGFTNITLIDIAPLLTEKLAVKFSQYVGRQLTIITGDFFALEGQYDLIIEQTFFCALQPSLRKDYMHKMYELLKPGGKLVGVLFNRTFEGGPPFGGSMEEYKGLFEQKFTLHTLTPCYNSIPPRSGAEVFMIARK; encoded by the coding sequence ATGAACGACTTGCCATTAAATGCCGGCTACTGGGACGAACGTTACCAAACGGAGCAAACCAGTTGGGATATAGGTTATATATCCACGCCCCTGAAAGCCTATTTCGACCAGCTCACCAATAAATACCTGGCCATACTCATTCCCGGCTGTGGCAACAGCTATGAAGCGGAATACCTGCTGCAACAGGGATTTACCAATATTACGTTGATTGATATCGCTCCTTTGCTTACGGAAAAGCTGGCAGTGAAGTTCAGCCAATACGTTGGCCGGCAGCTTACAATCATTACCGGTGATTTCTTTGCCCTCGAAGGGCAGTATGATCTGATCATTGAACAAACCTTCTTTTGCGCCTTGCAGCCTTCCTTGCGTAAGGACTACATGCATAAAATGTATGAGCTGCTAAAACCCGGCGGCAAACTGGTGGGTGTATTATTCAATCGCACATTTGAAGGAGGTCCGCCCTTTGGCGGTAGTATGGAAGAATACAAAGGCTTATTTGAGCAAAAGTTTACCCTGCATACATTAACGCCCTGTTACAATTCCATTCCACCAAGAAGTGGGGCGGAAGTGTTTATGATAGCCCGGAAATAA
- a CDS encoding threonine synthase encodes MQTVQQFTSLSHLSCSQCGQTYSMFESQTFAPCCNQPLIAEYDLPEDFSKTALRNRVNSMWRYREVMPVFEAANIVSLGEGMTPILTPKNLRARYELPQLFIKDESVNPTGSFKARGLSAAISKAKEAGVHTCIIPTAGNAGGAMAAYCAAAGIKAIVVMPRHTPKVFKDECLLYGAELVLVDGLISDCAKKVAQLKQSIDCFDISTLKEPFRLEGKKTMGYEIAEQFDWTLPDVILYPTGGGTGLIGMWKAFDEMEQMGWIGSRRPRMMAVQAATCQPIVHTWNGVQPNAKNYVGRPSVANGLAVPNPFAENMILRVLRESGGRPIAVQDADMIAAVKEIAKAEGLLIAPEGGALWKALQDLINQQVIHRNEKILLLNTGSGYKYLENIM; translated from the coding sequence ATGCAAACGGTACAACAGTTTACGTCCTTATCTCATCTTTCCTGTTCACAGTGCGGGCAAACCTACAGCATGTTTGAAAGCCAAACCTTCGCCCCCTGTTGCAATCAGCCATTAATAGCGGAATACGATCTGCCGGAGGATTTCTCCAAAACAGCTTTGCGTAACCGGGTTAACAGCATGTGGCGCTACCGGGAAGTGATGCCTGTTTTTGAAGCGGCGAATATCGTAAGCCTCGGCGAGGGCATGACGCCCATCCTCACCCCAAAGAACTTACGGGCGCGGTATGAACTGCCGCAGCTCTTTATAAAAGATGAATCGGTCAACCCCACAGGCTCTTTCAAAGCGCGGGGATTGAGTGCAGCCATCTCCAAAGCCAAAGAAGCAGGCGTACATACCTGCATCATTCCTACAGCCGGCAACGCAGGCGGTGCTATGGCAGCTTACTGTGCGGCAGCAGGCATCAAAGCCATTGTAGTCATGCCGCGTCATACGCCAAAAGTATTCAAGGATGAATGCCTGTTGTATGGCGCCGAACTGGTATTGGTAGACGGATTGATCAGCGATTGCGCCAAAAAGGTAGCGCAGCTAAAACAATCCATAGACTGCTTTGATATCTCCACGCTGAAAGAGCCTTTTCGTTTGGAAGGTAAAAAGACCATGGGTTATGAAATAGCCGAACAGTTTGACTGGACATTACCCGATGTCATCCTCTACCCCACCGGTGGCGGTACGGGATTGATCGGTATGTGGAAAGCATTTGATGAAATGGAGCAGATGGGATGGATTGGCAGCAGGCGCCCGCGTATGATGGCGGTGCAGGCGGCTACCTGTCAGCCCATTGTACATACCTGGAATGGCGTACAGCCCAATGCAAAAAATTATGTAGGCCGGCCATCTGTGGCGAACGGACTGGCAGTGCCCAATCCTTTCGCGGAAAACATGATCCTCCGGGTATTACGGGAATCCGGGGGACGGCCTATTGCTGTGCAGGATGCTGATATGATCGCTGCGGTAAAGGAAATAGCCAAAGCAGAAGGGTTATTGATAGCACCGGAGGGTGGCGCTTTGTGGAAAGCATTGCAGGACCTGATCAATCAGCAGGTCATTCATCGTAATGAAAAAATACTCTTGTTAAATACCGGCTCAGGTTACAAATACCTGGAGAACATTATGTAA
- a CDS encoding LysR substrate-binding domain-containing protein, with the protein MLNFGHTVFFEVATHLSFSKAAEALYISQPAITKHIQTLEKQYKVSLFERKGNSVSLTAEGKILLEYVVRGRELERQLEFDITGQKNLHIAKGSLTLGTSTTISLYVIPPVFSAFHRQYPNFELTLVNRNSENILKALLDHEIDLAITQGKNNLTTVKYQFFLTDEVIPVCSARSELAKKKVIMPDDLKHMPVALRERGSGTLAAVTEALLKCKLSIADIKQRIVLGGTEALKNFLLDDTCLGFLPLRSVARQLKNGELVRLNIPGISIQRPFYFVQRRGSEADRINQLFIKLATGYYNKNVSRSELKSKH; encoded by the coding sequence ATGCTCAACTTCGGCCATACCGTTTTTTTCGAGGTAGCTACCCACCTTAGCTTTTCCAAAGCGGCGGAAGCCCTGTACATCAGCCAGCCTGCTATTACCAAGCATATACAAACACTGGAAAAACAGTATAAGGTCAGCCTGTTTGAGCGCAAAGGCAATTCGGTATCACTCACCGCCGAAGGAAAAATATTGCTGGAATATGTGGTAAGGGGCCGGGAACTGGAGCGGCAACTGGAATTTGACATTACCGGGCAAAAAAACCTGCACATTGCCAAAGGCTCCCTCACCTTGGGTACCAGCACCACCATCTCACTGTATGTCATACCGCCTGTTTTCTCTGCTTTCCACCGCCAATACCCCAATTTTGAACTTACCCTGGTAAACCGCAACTCGGAGAATATTCTCAAAGCATTATTAGACCATGAAATAGACCTGGCCATTACCCAGGGCAAGAACAACCTGACCACTGTAAAATACCAGTTCTTCCTCACCGATGAAGTAATACCGGTATGCAGCGCACGAAGTGAGCTGGCAAAAAAGAAAGTCATTATGCCAGACGACCTGAAGCACATGCCCGTGGCCTTGCGGGAGCGCGGGTCGGGTACCCTGGCGGCAGTAACAGAAGCCTTGCTGAAATGCAAACTGAGCATTGCCGACATTAAACAACGGATCGTACTCGGTGGCACAGAGGCGCTGAAAAACTTTCTGCTGGATGATACCTGTCTCGGATTTTTACCACTGCGTTCGGTAGCGCGGCAATTAAAAAACGGGGAGCTGGTAAGGCTCAACATTCCCGGCATCTCTATACAACGTCCCTTCTACTTTGTACAAAGGCGCGGCTCAGAAGCCGACCGGATTAACCAGTTATTCATTAAGCTGGCAACCGGTTATTACAATAAAAACGTGAGTCGCAGCGAGTTAAAAAGTAAACACTAA
- a CDS encoding universal stress protein: MKKFLVPTDFSDTSKNAAKFAAQVAAGVKDANIILYNVSDKIAAGSDGSLLTETDDDRAIVLGTALQNLKTEIQPFAGGTSIDCVLETGSSLVENMERYVRHYHIDMVIMGITGATRLEQIFMGSNTLNMVNTGLCPVLIVPPECTFRQIKNVVLASDLKEVATTTPVEPIKSVLDIFKPTLHIVNVDHEHYVAVTDEYKAEINVLEKMLADYKPEFFFIRQYDFLEAISQYALDKNIDLIIIVPKKNSFLGGLFKTSHTKKLAYHSHIPIVAIHE, encoded by the coding sequence ATGAAAAAATTTCTCGTTCCTACTGATTTCTCCGATACTTCAAAAAATGCTGCCAAATTCGCGGCACAGGTGGCGGCAGGAGTAAAGGATGCAAACATCATTCTCTACAATGTGTCCGATAAAATAGCAGCAGGTTCAGACGGTTCCCTGCTCACAGAAACTGATGATGACAGGGCGATAGTACTGGGTACTGCCCTGCAAAACTTAAAAACAGAAATACAACCATTTGCTGGCGGCACATCCATTGATTGTGTGCTGGAAACAGGCTCTTCCCTCGTCGAAAATATGGAACGTTATGTACGGCATTATCATATTGACATGGTGATCATGGGCATTACCGGCGCTACCCGCCTGGAGCAGATCTTCATGGGCAGCAATACCCTTAACATGGTCAATACCGGCCTTTGCCCCGTACTGATCGTTCCGCCTGAATGCACTTTCCGGCAAATCAAAAATGTGGTACTGGCCAGTGACCTCAAAGAGGTAGCTACCACTACGCCTGTAGAGCCTATCAAATCGGTACTGGATATCTTCAAACCTACCCTGCACATTGTGAATGTAGACCATGAACATTATGTAGCAGTGACCGATGAGTACAAAGCAGAGATCAACGTACTGGAAAAGATGCTGGCCGACTATAAGCCGGAGTTCTTCTTCATCAGGCAGTATGACTTCCTGGAAGCCATCAGCCAGTATGCACTGGATAAAAACATTGACCTCATCATCATCGTTCCCAAGAAGAATTCATTCCTGGGCGGACTGTTTAAAACCAGCCACACCAAAAAACTGGCCTACCATAGCCATATTCCTATCGTCGCCATACATGAGTAA